One window of the Candidozyma auris chromosome 6, complete sequence genome contains the following:
- a CDS encoding TauD/TfdA dioxygenase family protein yields the protein MAPAFKPFLSELDNPQHYAELKQRIEAGKLSDAKEATSEQSKLLYPEYLVATTPAEANKYNNQKNVDGAKTDKGHLGDPEFKSLFNKPHKKIDLSPNFGTEIEGIQLSELDDQGKNDLALFLETRGLAIFRNQDFRDKGPEFAVNFGKYFGPLHIHPVAYSAKDHPELFVTFRKAGDGSRYEEAFKYTTGSYAWHSDVSFEEYPSSFSFFVALEAPESGGDTLFIDGREAYRRLSPQVQKFLEGLTAIHSNYYQNKMATLRNQVAKIKADYFTEHPLVRTHPVTGEKSLFFSRVFIQKIKGLKASESDAILNFLEDHVTNIPEFQVRAAHRGTDSRSVIVWDNRILLHSHCNDFLQHETSARHHFRITNIGEKPYLDTEGSSSDDEKPKAY from the coding sequence ATGGCTCCAGCATTCAAGCCCTTTCTCTCTGAGTTGGACAATCCTCAGCACTACGCCGAGCTTAAGCAAAGAATCGAAGCCGGCAAGTTGAGTGACGCCAAAGAGGCCACCAGCGAGCAGTCAAAGCTTCTTTACCCTGAGTATTTGGTTGCTACCACTCCAGCAGAAGCCAACAAATACAACAACCAGAAAAATGTTGACGGCGCCAAAACCGATAAGGGCCACCTTGGAGATCCAGagttcaagagcttgttcaacaagccCCACAAGAAAATTGACTTGTCTCCAAACTTTGGAACAGAGATCGAAGGGATTCAGCTTAGTGAACTTGACGACCAGGGCAAAAACGATTTGGCTCTATTCCTTGAAACTCGTGGGTTGGCGATCTTTCGCAACCAGGACTTCAGAGACAAAGGTCCTGAGTTCGCTGTGAACTTTGGCAAGTATTTCGGCCCATTGCACATTCATCCGGTTGCTTACTCTGCCAAAGATCACCCAGAGCTCTTTGTCACCTTCAGGAAAGCTGGCGATGGGTCCAGGTACGAGGAAGCCTTCAAATACACCACCGGCTCGTATGCGTGGCACTCAGAcgtttcttttgaagagtacccatcttcattttcctttttcGTTGCTTTGGAGGCTCCAGAAAGCGGAGGAGATACCCTTTTCATCGACGGCAGAGAAGCTTACAGGCGGTTGTCGCCTCAGGTGCAAAAGTTCTTGGAGGGTCTCACTGCTATCCATTCCAACTACTACCAGAACAAAATGGCTACTCTCCGTAACCAAGTagccaaaatcaaagctGACTATTTCACGGAGCATCCTTTGGTGAGAACACATCCAGTAACTGGggaaaagagcttgttttTCTCGAGGGTGTTTatccaaaagatcaaggGCTTGAAAGCGTCAGAGTCGGATGCAATTCTCAACTTTTTGGAAGATCACGTCACCAACATCCCTGAGTTTCAAGTGAGAGCGGCTCACAGAGGCACCGATTCCAGATCGGTGATTGTTTGGGATAACAGGATCTTGTTGCACTCCCACTGCAATGACTTCTTGCAGCACGAGACTTCTGCCAGGCACCACTTTAGGATCACCAACATTGGAGAGAAACCATACTTGGACACCGAGGGGAGCCTGAGTGATGACGAAAAGCCTAAGGCCTACTAA
- a CDS encoding M1 family metallopeptidase has protein sequence MPSELYYEALPSQLKPIHYDLSVFDLNLDNDTYNGVVVIDLQVVEETDELHLHYRDLKIGEIKVKVGERSIEAKVASIDEKKEFFVVKFSEQVFPKDEKIQATITYSGIIQTNMAGLYKSSYKENGETKYMMSTQFEATDARRAFPCMDEPALKATFVVHITSDAHYTVLGNTPVEKVEEKGDKKITSFQKTPIMSTYLLAWALGELEYIEGFTEDKYFNDKPLPVRIYTTNGYTKDAEFALSLAPRIVDYFSKIFEIKYPLPKLDLLAVHSFSHNAMENWGLITYRFTALLYNPDTSDPEYKQKVAYVVAHEIAHQWFGNLVTMQWWDELWLNEGFATWVGYAAVDYLFPEWDMFSAFASSSLQTALKLDGLRNSHPIKVPVVSALEIDQLFDQISYLKGASTILMLSAYLGTGIFLKGVAHYLNANKYGNATSLALWKSLSETSGHPVAKMMDSWINKIGFPVINVEQEGKNLVLKQSRFLNGGGVKPEDDQTVWWVPLNACGDNVQSLKEDIIDKKVTTIENYTVEGFFKLNQDSQAVIRVDYSPDILQNNVFPYFDKLSSKDKVGVIADVASIAMSGNENTDTITFLELVKSIVLDSDKIGESYVAWLELCSRLSSLKTTFSGEDEELSENLVSFIQKVYAKLAVKLLSEQVEVNDVLKAKLKAQILNSAATYHVPEVKQMAETYFDGWKQSKIIDPAMRYFTFSSILSSSAVTEDDVKVVMDEVINPSALDSREVALSALGNISSPELAKNIISTLTDINIVPVMDAHFLAGNISKNTAVRDLLWEFIKENYSTLHKLMSTNMVVLDRFIRFTLGNYQSEAMADDVEAFFKDRDVNGFERSLSQVLDYIRINAAWFKRDHVRVKEWLTKNNF, from the coding sequence ATGCCCTCTGAACTCTACTACGAGGCCCTTCCTTCACAATTGAAACCCATTCACTATGACTTGTCTGTGTTTGACTTAAATTTGGACAATGACACTTACAACGGTGTGGTGGTGATCGATTTGCAGGTTGTAGAGGAGACGGATGAGTTGCACTTGCACTATAGAGACTTGAAAATTGGCGAGATCAAGGTAAAAGTTGGAGAGCGGTCAATTGAGGCGAAGGTGGCTTCCATAGATGAGAAAAAGGAGTTCTTTGTGGTGAAGTTCTCTGAGCAAGTCTTCccaaaagatgaaaagatTCAGGCGACTATTACCTACAGCGGAATTATCCAGACTAACATGGCGGGCTTGTACAAGTCCTCGTATAAGGAGAATGGCGAGACAAAGTACATGATGCTGACACAATTCGAGGCTACTGATGCCCGTCGGGCTTTCCCTTGTATGGACGAACCAGCGTTGAAAGCAACATTCGTGGTCCACATCACCTCGGATGCTCATTACACCGTTTTGGGCAACACCCCTGTAGAAAAGGTCGAGGAGAAGGGTgacaagaaaatcaccTCGTTCCAAAAAACTCCTATCATGTCTACGTACCTCTTGGCGTGGGCGTTGGGCGAGCTCGAGTACATTGAAGGCTTCACTGAAGACAAGTACTTCAACGACAAGCCTTTGCCGGTGAGAATCTACACCACAAATGGGTACACCAAAGACGCAGAGTTTGCGCTTTCATTGGCACCTAGGATCGTCGActacttctccaaaatctTCGAGATCAAGTACCCATTGCCCAAGTTGGACCTTTTGGCGGTTCATTCCTTCTCCCACAATGCCATGGAGAACTGGGGTCTCATCACTTACAGGTTTACTGCTCTCTTATACAATCCGGACACGTCTGATCCGGAATACAAGCAAAAAGTGGCCTACGTTGTTGCTCACGAGATTGCTCACCAATGGTTCGGTAACTTGGTGACCATGCAATGGTGGGATGAGCTTTGGCTCAACGAGGGTTTCGCCACTTGGGTTGGATATGCTGCTGTGGATTACCTTTTCCCAGAATGGGACATGTTCAGTGCTTTCGCTTCCTCCTCGTTGCAAACGGCCCTCAAGTTGGATGGCTTGAGAAACTCCCATCCTATCAAAGTGCCTGTTGTCAGTGCTTTGGAGATTGATCAATTATTTGACCAGATTTCCTATTTGAAGGGTGCCTCTACCATTCTTATGCTTTCGGCATACTTGGGCACCggcatcttcttgaaaggTGTTGCACACTACTTGAATGCAAACAAATATGGAAATGCCACTTCTTTGGCCCTTTGGAAGAGCCTTTCTGAGACTTCTGGACATCCTGTTGCTAAGATGATGGACTCCTGGATTAATAAGATTGGGTTTCCTGTTATTAACGTGGAACAGGAGGGCAAGAATCTTGTCTTGAAGCAGTCTAGATTTTTgaatggtggtggtgtcAAACCCGAGGACGACCAGACCGTGTGGTGGGTGCCCCTCAACGCTTGCGGAGACAATGTGCAACtgttgaaagaagacaTCATTGACAAGAAAGTGACTACGATCGAGAACTATACTGTTGAAGgtttcttcaagctcaatcAGGACTCGCAAGCTGTCATCAGAGTCGACTACTCCCCagatattcttcaaaataaTGTCTTCCCATACTTTGACAAACTTAGTTCCAAGGACAAGGTCGGGGTTATCGCCGATGTTGCATCTATTGCTATGTCAGGAAATGAGAACACAGACACGATCACTTTCTTGGAGCTTGTCAAGTCGATTGTTCTTGATAGCGACAAAATTGGCGAGTCCTATGTTGCTTGGTTAGAGCTTTGCTCACGTTTGTCCTCTTTGAAGACAACTTTTAGCggtgaggatgaggagctCAGTGAAAACCTTGTCAGTTTCATCCAAAAGGTGTACGCCAAGTTGGCtgtcaagttgttgagcGAGCAGGTTGAGGTCAACGATGTGCTAAAAGCTAAGCTTAAGGCGCAAATCCTAAACAGCGCAGCTACTTATCATGTTCCAGAGGTCAAACAGATGGCCGAGACCTACTTCGACGGCTGGAAACAGTCCAAGATCATCGATCCGGCCATGAGGTATTTCACATTTTCCTCGATTCTTTCATCTAGTGCTGTCACAGAAGATGACGTGAAGGTTGTCATGGACGAGGTTATCAACCCTTCTGCATTGGATTCCAGAGAGGTGGCCTTGAGTGCCTTGGGTAACATCCTGAGTCCTGAGCTTGCCAAAAATATCATTTCTACGCTTACTGATATCAACATTGTGCCCGTCATGGACGCCCACTTCTTAGCTGGCAACATCTCGAAGAACACCGCCGTGAGGGACCTCTTGTGggagttcatcaaggagaactACTCAACGTTGCACAAGTTGATGTCGACAAACATGGTCGTCTTGGACAGGTTCATCAGATTCACCCTTGGCAACTACCAGCTGGAAGCCATGGCTGATGACGTTGAGGCGTTCTTCAAGGATCGTGATGTGAACGGTTTCGAGAGGTCATTATCGCAAGTGCTAGACTATATTAGAATCAACGCTGCTTGGTTCAAAAGAGACCACGTCCGTGTCAAGGAGTGGTTGACCAAAAACAATTTTTAG